The region GCAGGCCCACTGCTCGTGCCTTCTCATCTGCATGGTTTGGCAGAAGGACACCAACCTGTCTGGGATTTGGATCCCAATGATGGACATCTCCATACGGAATAGGGCGTTGTCTTGACAGACAGGGCAGCGGAAGCACGCCATGCCATCATTCAGCGCCTGTTGCTGCAGGAGAAGAACAAGCAGGGTGAGCGTGAGCAGTGCTTGGTGCTGCTTAGCACAAAGCGTGCCAGGAGGGTGAGGGGAGGACTCCTACCTGGATGCAGCCCCGGTGGAACCAGGCATGTTTGCAAACTGGGCACGCCAGGGTGTGGTAGGATGCGATGTTCCCCACGGCCTCCTGGCAGATGGCGCAGGTGGTGCCTTTTGCTGGAGCTGTCACTGTTGTCTGTCGAAGGCGGTGCTCAAagcagaaggacctgggggaaGATGGAAGGGATGGGCATGCTGAGAAGTGATGGGTGGAGGGCAGAGGACCACGCAGGAGCCCCAGGCCCTGTCTCTGGCAGGCTGCTGGGTGCTGTCGCTGCGGGATCCTCCctggcttggctgctgctgacaacCCTTACCTGTGCTGTCCAAAGAACTGGGTGATGCATTGCCCGTCCTTGGCACACGGCAGATGGAAGCTACGTGCACATCCACTCTCAGCACAGGTGATGGCAGCGCCCCTCTCTCCACAAACACAGCATTGCTGGAAAGAGCAGGACAGCCCCatcagcagcaggctcagggcCTCCACAGCCAGCCCCACACCTCTGGGCAGGGCACAGGATGTGGGAATTGCTTGGTCACACTCTACAAAGCCGCCTG is a window of Meleagris gallopavo isolate NT-WF06-2002-E0010 breed Aviagen turkey brand Nicholas breeding stock unplaced genomic scaffold, Turkey_5.1 ChrUn_random_7180001828555, whole genome shotgun sequence DNA encoding:
- the LOC109364252 gene encoding PHD finger protein 7-like, which encodes QCCVCGERGAAITCAESGCARSFHLPCAKDGQCITQFFGQHRSFCFEHRLRQTTVTAPAKGTTCAICQEAVGNIASYHTLACPVCKHAWFHRGCIQQQALNDGMACFRCPVCQDNALFRMEMSIIGIQIPDRTPAREDNRAYAPLLQRHRRCDAIMCFYHGGRELAEEEG